The Pedobacter ginsengisoli region TGTTAAATAAATCACCATATAGTGCTCTTTCTTTGCCAAGAAAAAAATATAAATAAATTTTGCTAAAACGGTTTAAATGACTTTATTTGAGTAATAGAATCAAAGCAATTCTATTGCTAACCAAATAGACCTAAATAAATGAACACTAAAACCTCTAAACTTCCCTTTATTGGGGTTGACATAGGCGGATCTCACATTACAGCAGCACACGTAGATAGCTCAACATATAAAGTTATTCATAGCACTATGCAACGTTTACGCGTAGCATCAATGGATAGTGCAGAAGTAATTATTCAATCGTGGGTAGATGCGCTTTCGTCGCTAATAGTAAAATCACCTGAAGAAATTATCAGAATTGGTATAGCCATGCCAGGACCATTTGATTATGAGGAAGGTATTTCGTTGATGAAAGGGATGCAGAAATACGATTCTTTATATGGCTTAAACGTTCGCACTGTTTTATCAGAAAAATTAGGTATTCCGGGCGAGCATATCGTTTTTATAAATGATGCCGAAGCATTTTTAAGAGGTGAACTTGCCTCAGGGGCAGCTTCAGATTTTGAAAGGGCCATAGGAATAACTTTGGGTACAGGACTTGGATCAACAAGTAACGGACAGGGAAGAGTAAAGGATATGAACCTTGCGTTTGCCCCTTTTCTTGACAGCATTGCAGAAGAATACATATCAACCAGATGGTTCCTGAAACATTATAAAGAGCTAACCGGAAAAGAAGCAAAAAATGTTGAAGAATTGCTTGCCACAGCAGATGATTCTGTAATTGAACAATTGTTTGAAGAGTTTTCTACAAACCTGGCTGCTTTCTTAAATGACTTTATTGCTAATGAAAACCCACAGGTTTTAGTAATTGGTGGCAATATTGCCAAAACATGGGATCATTTTATTACTAAATTGCAGGAAAAATTAGTTAATAAAACCGTGGTAATAAAGCAAAGCGAGATGTGGGAAG contains the following coding sequences:
- a CDS encoding ROK family protein, whose amino-acid sequence is MNTKTSKLPFIGVDIGGSHITAAHVDSSTYKVIHSTMQRLRVASMDSAEVIIQSWVDALSSLIVKSPEEIIRIGIAMPGPFDYEEGISLMKGMQKYDSLYGLNVRTVLSEKLGIPGEHIVFINDAEAFLRGELASGAASDFERAIGITLGTGLGSTSNGQGRVKDMNLAFAPFLDSIAEEYISTRWFLKHYKELTGKEAKNVEELLATADDSVIEQLFEEFSTNLAAFLNDFIANENPQVLVIGGNIAKTWDHFITKLQEKLVNKTVVIKQSEMWEDAALVGAACTWISN